One genomic segment of Nocardia spumae includes these proteins:
- a CDS encoding AI-2E family transporter, whose translation MHPLVRQGAEWCWRLLIILVAVLAVAYLAHKLTTVVIPVAIALLGAALLSPLVDLLQRLGMPRGLGVFVALVGSIGLLAGIFTFVIEQFVSGVPQLTDEFKTSIHTVQDWLINGPLHLSDEQIRNGGNTIIKTIEANQDSLTSGALTTAAAIGEFLTGTFLTLFILIFFLYGGDQIWHFVTRIVPTPQRERVRTAGRLGFGTLIGFVRATVVVAAVDAIGIGAGLAILSVPLALPLASLVFIGAFIPIIGSLLAGSVAVFLALMTKGFVTALIVLGVTIAVMQLESHVLQPLLLGRAVRIHPLAVVLAITAGVVLAGIAGGLLAVPFVAVMNTAIRSLLAGSPEELYQELNTGDPGEPMFHADPDRLVPGRLPRHEVRGDVPGGGDADES comes from the coding sequence GTGCATCCGCTGGTGCGCCAGGGCGCCGAATGGTGCTGGCGATTGTTGATCATCCTGGTGGCGGTGCTGGCGGTCGCCTATCTGGCGCACAAACTCACCACCGTCGTCATCCCGGTCGCGATCGCACTGCTGGGCGCCGCGTTGCTGTCGCCGCTGGTGGATTTGCTGCAACGACTCGGAATGCCGCGTGGTCTCGGGGTATTCGTCGCGCTGGTCGGCTCGATCGGACTGCTGGCGGGAATCTTCACCTTCGTCATCGAGCAGTTCGTCAGCGGTGTGCCGCAGCTGACCGACGAATTCAAGACCAGCATCCACACCGTGCAGGACTGGCTGATCAACGGTCCGCTGCATCTGAGCGACGAACAGATCCGCAACGGCGGCAATACGATCATCAAAACCATAGAGGCCAATCAGGATTCGCTGACCAGCGGCGCGCTCACCACGGCGGCGGCCATCGGCGAATTCCTCACCGGCACCTTCCTGACGTTGTTCATCCTCATCTTCTTCCTCTACGGCGGCGATCAGATCTGGCATTTCGTGACCCGGATCGTGCCGACTCCGCAGCGGGAGCGGGTGCGCACGGCCGGACGGCTCGGCTTCGGCACGCTGATCGGATTCGTCCGCGCCACCGTCGTGGTGGCGGCCGTCGATGCCATCGGCATCGGGGCGGGGCTGGCGATTCTGAGTGTGCCGCTGGCACTCCCGCTGGCCTCGCTGGTATTCATCGGAGCGTTCATCCCGATCATCGGTTCGCTGCTCGCCGGTTCGGTCGCGGTCTTCCTCGCCCTGATGACCAAGGGTTTCGTCACCGCGCTGATCGTGCTCGGTGTCACGATCGCGGTGATGCAGCTGGAAAGCCATGTGCTGCAGCCGCTGCTGCTGGGCCGGGCGGTGCGCATCCATCCGCTGGCGGTGGTGCTGGCGATCACCGCCGGCGTGGTGCTGGCCGGTATCGCGGGTGGTCTGCTCGCGGTCCCGTTCGTCGCGGTGATGAATACCGCGATCCGTTCGCTGCTCGCCGGTAGTCCGGAGGAGCTGTATCAGGAGCTCAACACCGGTGACCCGGGGGAGCCGATGTTCCACGCCGACCCGGACCGGCTCGTCCCCGGACGGTTACCACGACACGAGGTCCGGGGCGACGTGCCCGGCGGCGGTGACGCGGACGAGAGCTGA
- a CDS encoding NAD(P)-dependent oxidoreductase, whose product MSERSSVTVIGLGPMGRAMVRVLLAAGTEVTVWNRSADKIGPMVDLGARRADSVADALARNEVIILSLTHYAAMYDVLGPDSERLRDKVIVNLSSDSPERTRAGARWVRTHGAEFLSGGFMSAGDNITHPASYLFYSGPREIFDAHADLLRPLSAPEYLGTDDGLAQLFYQALLTLFHPWLVGYNQALAVIARSGNDIDRFLPFAQRSAEVFPFFMTEYAEAAKAGGWGDAASARMMVAGAGHVVETSEELGVDTALSQTVRELWREVADSDAPIYRMLRDRA is encoded by the coding sequence ATGTCCGAACGTTCATCCGTCACGGTGATCGGATTGGGTCCGATGGGCCGGGCGATGGTGCGCGTGCTGCTGGCCGCCGGCACCGAGGTGACGGTCTGGAATCGCAGTGCCGACAAGATCGGCCCGATGGTGGACCTGGGCGCCCGCCGCGCCGATTCGGTCGCCGACGCCCTGGCGCGCAACGAGGTGATCATCCTGAGTCTCACTCACTACGCGGCCATGTACGACGTGCTGGGTCCGGACTCCGAACGCCTGCGGGACAAGGTGATCGTGAATCTGTCCTCGGATTCTCCGGAGCGCACTCGCGCGGGTGCGCGCTGGGTGCGCACGCACGGTGCGGAGTTCCTGTCGGGCGGATTCATGTCTGCCGGTGACAACATCACCCACCCGGCCTCCTACCTCTTCTACAGCGGGCCGCGCGAGATCTTCGACGCGCACGCGGATCTGCTGCGACCGCTCAGCGCACCGGAATACCTCGGTACCGACGACGGCCTGGCACAGCTGTTCTATCAGGCGCTGCTCACCCTCTTTCATCCCTGGCTGGTGGGCTACAACCAGGCGCTGGCGGTCATCGCCCGCTCCGGCAACGACATCGACCGATTCCTGCCGTTCGCGCAACGCTCCGCCGAAGTGTTCCCGTTCTTCATGACGGAGTACGCCGAGGCCGCGAAGGCGGGCGGCTGGGGTGATGCGGCGAGTGCTCGGATGATGGTGGCCGGAGCCGGGCACGTCGTCGAGACCTCCGAGGAACTGGGCGTGGACACCGCGCTGTCACAGACCGTGCGTGAGCTGTGGCGCGAGGTCGCCGATTCCGACGCGCCGATCTACCGGATGCTGCGCGACCGGGCCTGA
- a CDS encoding winged helix-turn-helix transcriptional regulator, with product MTTGSDADHQVCGMSVAIDAVGGKWKLHLMWVLGAGPRRFGQIRALLPGVSEKVLTENLRHLEAHAVVRREVFPEVPPRVEYSLTASGAELAAALRPLERWGERRRDEMRAPASA from the coding sequence ATGACGACCGGGAGTGACGCGGATCACCAGGTGTGCGGGATGTCGGTGGCCATCGACGCGGTCGGCGGGAAATGGAAGCTGCATCTGATGTGGGTACTCGGCGCGGGCCCCCGGCGTTTCGGGCAGATCCGCGCCCTGCTGCCGGGAGTCAGCGAGAAGGTGCTGACCGAGAATCTGCGCCACCTGGAAGCACACGCCGTCGTGCGACGCGAGGTATTCCCCGAAGTGCCGCCGCGGGTGGAGTATTCACTGACCGCCTCCGGCGCCGAATTGGCCGCGGCCCTGCGGCCGCTCGAACGATGGGGGGAGCGGCGCCGCGACGAGATGCGCGCCCCCGCCTCGGCGTGA
- a CDS encoding glycerate kinase → MTPRRVVLAPDKFKGSLTASEVAAALAAGIARVAPDTEIRRLPVADGGDGTVDVFVAAGWERVWVEAVGPTGQPCTASYAIRGDTAVVELAEVVGLVKLPGGQPDPMHSGTYGLGLLIRDALDRGIREIVLAVGGSSSSDGGAGMLQALGLRILDGDGAESARGAAALADARRVDFSDLHPAIAETTFVLASDVDNPLLGAHGAVAVFGPQKGATARQCVELEAALTNWAELIEAAAPAGIGTEAADVAEHPGAGAAGGTGFGAMAVLGARPRPGIEAILELIDFTTRATDADLVVTGEGALDEQTLRGKAPAGVAAAAARAGTPVVAVAGRCALAAGQLRAAGFARCYPLSELEPDPARSIAKAASLLERLGARIATDYLR, encoded by the coding sequence ATGACGCCGAGGCGAGTGGTGCTGGCGCCGGACAAGTTCAAAGGTTCGCTGACCGCGTCCGAGGTGGCCGCGGCGCTGGCGGCCGGAATCGCCCGGGTGGCGCCGGATACCGAGATCCGGCGGCTGCCGGTGGCCGACGGGGGCGACGGCACGGTCGACGTCTTCGTCGCGGCCGGCTGGGAACGGGTGTGGGTCGAGGCCGTGGGGCCCACCGGACAGCCGTGTACGGCCAGTTACGCGATACGGGGCGATACCGCGGTGGTCGAGCTGGCCGAGGTGGTCGGGCTCGTGAAATTGCCCGGCGGCCAACCCGATCCGATGCATTCGGGCACCTACGGGCTGGGCCTGCTGATCCGCGACGCGCTGGATCGGGGCATCCGCGAGATCGTGCTGGCGGTCGGCGGCAGTTCCTCCTCCGACGGCGGGGCCGGCATGCTGCAGGCGCTGGGACTGCGAATTCTCGACGGCGACGGTGCCGAATCCGCGCGGGGCGCGGCGGCTCTCGCCGACGCGCGGCGGGTCGATTTCTCGGATCTGCATCCGGCGATCGCCGAGACGACCTTCGTGCTGGCCAGCGATGTGGACAATCCGTTACTCGGTGCGCACGGCGCGGTGGCCGTCTTCGGACCACAGAAGGGCGCCACCGCCCGGCAGTGCGTGGAACTCGAAGCGGCCCTGACGAATTGGGCGGAACTGATCGAAGCCGCCGCGCCCGCAGGGATCGGGACCGAAGCGGCCGACGTCGCCGAACACCCCGGTGCGGGAGCCGCGGGCGGTACCGGGTTCGGAGCGATGGCGGTACTCGGCGCCCGGCCCCGCCCGGGTATCGAGGCGATCCTCGAGCTGATCGATTTCACCACGCGGGCAACGGATGCGGATCTGGTGGTGACCGGTGAGGGCGCGCTCGACGAGCAGACCCTGCGCGGTAAGGCGCCCGCCGGGGTCGCGGCGGCCGCTGCCCGCGCGGGCACGCCCGTGGTCGCGGTGGCGGGTCGCTGCGCACTGGCGGCCGGGCAGCTGCGCGCCGCCGGATTCGCCCGTTGCTACCCACTGTCGGAGCTGGAGCCGGATCCGGCGCGTTCCATCGCCAAGGCCGCGAGCCTGCTCGAGCGGCTGGGCGCCCGGATCGCCACCGACTATCTGCGCTAG
- a CDS encoding NTF2-like N-terminal transpeptidase domain-containing protein, with amino-acid sequence MDVWGSRRFRVRGAVALAGVAALAIVIGSCDFHKAPTGPQAIVERFTQLMDDRDASGAAALTSYPSGAESTLKSMFDGLGPGKPDYSLVQFISLDGDSAMFNLKAAWNFGPHKDWSYDLQGNIRKLAIGWRISWDPSVVMPQLDYKRSVKLVRTEATPPPKVNDNDGQPLLTQQTINVIKVDPAKTSDPVGTTNALADAIAPVAPLITGASLMQQLAGAQGKPVTAVSLREDDFAILEPRMAAIPGVVMEKQPKLIVADRRVWSPMTDALQKVWQENRDEHAGWGVQLFEPDGKLVTQLAGYQGPPGPDIASTMDQKLQRAAEDAVVSVGTAASIVAVQPSTGAVVAAAQNNYASAQGAPAFTGTYPVGGTADLFKAVAAIVKKKSPQDVSVQDTAEAAAMLGVGIGFKVPGLDETTGRLPIGGRGVEQVRQGANDPILASPFGMALAAATIARGSVAPPMIEIGRPATTEAKLEPLPGDVVDKLRGMLRDATGSPQEVTVSRYAGVTAFAATAGSDGWLLANAGDLAFAIHIDDVDSGDMTSRMAARMLQSLATPDDNK; translated from the coding sequence ATGGATGTGTGGGGATCCCGCCGCTTTCGCGTTCGGGGCGCAGTGGCACTAGCGGGTGTTGCTGCCCTGGCGATAGTGATTGGGTCGTGCGATTTTCACAAGGCGCCGACCGGACCCCAAGCGATCGTCGAGCGTTTCACCCAGCTAATGGACGACCGTGACGCCAGCGGCGCCGCGGCGCTGACCTCGTACCCTTCGGGTGCGGAGAGCACTCTGAAGTCGATGTTCGACGGTCTCGGGCCCGGCAAACCGGATTACTCGCTGGTGCAGTTCATCAGCCTCGACGGCGATTCGGCGATGTTCAACCTCAAGGCCGCTTGGAACTTCGGCCCGCACAAGGACTGGTCCTACGATCTGCAGGGCAATATCCGCAAGCTGGCTATCGGCTGGCGGATCTCCTGGGACCCCAGCGTGGTGATGCCGCAGCTGGACTACAAACGCTCGGTGAAGCTGGTCCGCACCGAGGCGACGCCGCCGCCCAAGGTCAACGACAACGACGGGCAGCCGCTGCTGACCCAGCAGACCATCAACGTCATCAAGGTGGATCCCGCCAAGACGTCGGATCCGGTCGGGACCACCAACGCCCTCGCCGATGCCATCGCCCCGGTCGCGCCGCTGATCACCGGCGCGTCGCTGATGCAGCAGCTGGCCGGTGCGCAGGGGAAACCGGTCACCGCGGTCAGCCTGCGTGAGGACGACTTCGCGATCCTGGAACCACGGATGGCCGCCATCCCCGGCGTGGTGATGGAGAAGCAGCCCAAGCTGATCGTCGCCGACCGCCGGGTGTGGTCACCGATGACCGACGCGCTGCAGAAGGTCTGGCAGGAGAACCGGGACGAGCACGCCGGGTGGGGTGTGCAGCTGTTCGAACCCGACGGCAAGCTGGTCACCCAACTCGCCGGATATCAGGGTCCGCCCGGGCCGGATATCGCCTCGACCATGGATCAGAAGCTGCAGCGCGCCGCCGAGGACGCGGTGGTGAGCGTGGGGACGGCCGCATCCATCGTGGCCGTCCAGCCCTCCACCGGCGCCGTGGTGGCCGCTGCTCAGAACAACTACGCCAGTGCGCAGGGAGCGCCCGCCTTCACCGGCACCTATCCGGTCGGCGGAACGGCCGACCTGTTCAAAGCGGTCGCGGCCATCGTGAAGAAGAAGTCGCCGCAGGACGTCTCGGTGCAGGACACCGCCGAGGCGGCCGCGATGCTGGGTGTCGGAATCGGTTTCAAGGTGCCGGGGCTGGACGAGACCACCGGCCGGCTGCCGATCGGCGGCCGGGGCGTCGAGCAGGTGCGCCAGGGCGCCAACGATCCGATTCTCGCCAGCCCGTTCGGCATGGCCCTCGCCGCGGCCACGATCGCCCGCGGTTCCGTGGCGCCGCCGATGATCGAGATCGGCCGTCCCGCCACGACCGAGGCGAAACTCGAACCGCTGCCCGGCGACGTGGTCGACAAACTGCGCGGCATGCTGCGGGACGCGACCGGCAGCCCGCAGGAGGTCACGGTGAGCCGTTACGCGGGCGTCACCGCCTTCGCCGCCACTGCCGGCTCGGACGGCTGGCTCCTGGCGAATGCCGGTGACCTGGCCTTCGCCATCCATATCGACGATGTCGACAGCGGTGATATGACCTCGCGGATGGCGGCGCGAATGCTGCAATCGCTGGCGACGCCGGACGACAACAAGTAG
- a CDS encoding adenylate/guanylate cyclase domain-containing protein: protein MRTRWPLYLASMLAANAFGAVLVYAFIQYGLPAPEGTPNGLRRAGLLLPGLVFAIGGLLSVTASALMLRPVMRWQVRGGPPSRQEQMAALHAPLRQSILHLLLWLVGGAVLAGRIIVETPELAGAVIITECMAATIVFGFTYMLGERILRPVAAHALTTGTFDHTLTPGVGTRMAMTWGMGTFAPTIAIVLLCVTQITSQVHFSAQSLAISILLLCGVVILQALALSMLTGASISDPVRQLSRAINRVQAGAGDVQVEVFDGSEIGLLQVGFNRMMEEAAQRRELQELFGQHVGEEVARRALEYGTELGGETRFVAVLFVDMVGSTATAAEHPPTEVVSLLNEFFRVVVHVVDRHNGLINKFVGDAALAIFGAPLDRPDAPTAALAAARDLREALREVPGLDIGIGVSAGLAVAGNIGAANRFEYTVIGDPVNEASRLTELAKEHPGRVLASGSALYFADDDEQRQWTSGDEVQLRGRRRKTRLAWPKALG from the coding sequence ATGAGAACGCGCTGGCCGCTGTACCTCGCATCGATGCTGGCGGCCAATGCCTTCGGCGCGGTTCTGGTGTACGCGTTCATCCAGTACGGCCTGCCGGCGCCCGAGGGCACCCCGAACGGGCTGCGACGCGCGGGTCTGTTGCTCCCGGGGCTGGTCTTCGCGATCGGCGGCCTACTGAGTGTCACCGCCTCGGCTCTGATGTTGCGGCCGGTGATGCGCTGGCAGGTGCGCGGCGGCCCGCCCAGCCGCCAGGAACAGATGGCCGCCCTGCACGCGCCGCTGCGGCAATCCATCTTGCATCTGCTGTTGTGGCTGGTGGGTGGTGCGGTGCTGGCCGGGCGGATCATCGTGGAAACGCCCGAGCTCGCCGGCGCGGTGATCATCACCGAATGTATGGCGGCCACCATCGTGTTCGGATTCACCTACATGCTCGGTGAGCGGATTCTGCGGCCGGTCGCCGCGCACGCCCTGACCACCGGCACCTTCGATCACACCCTGACCCCCGGCGTCGGCACCCGGATGGCGATGACCTGGGGTATGGGCACCTTCGCGCCCACCATCGCGATCGTGCTGCTGTGCGTCACCCAGATCACCTCGCAGGTGCATTTCTCCGCGCAATCGCTGGCGATCTCGATTCTGCTGCTGTGCGGGGTGGTGATCCTGCAGGCGCTGGCACTGTCGATGCTGACCGGCGCGAGCATTTCCGATCCGGTGCGCCAGCTCTCCCGGGCGATCAACCGGGTGCAGGCGGGTGCGGGCGATGTGCAGGTGGAGGTCTTCGACGGCAGTGAGATCGGGCTGCTGCAGGTCGGCTTCAACCGCATGATGGAGGAGGCCGCGCAGCGCCGCGAACTGCAGGAGTTGTTCGGTCAGCACGTCGGCGAGGAAGTCGCCCGGCGGGCACTCGAGTACGGCACCGAGCTCGGCGGTGAAACCCGGTTCGTGGCCGTGCTGTTCGTCGATATGGTCGGCTCGACCGCGACCGCCGCCGAACATCCGCCGACCGAGGTCGTGAGCCTGCTCAACGAGTTCTTCCGGGTCGTGGTGCATGTGGTCGACCGGCACAACGGCCTGATCAACAAATTCGTCGGTGACGCCGCGCTGGCGATCTTCGGCGCACCGCTGGACCGGCCGGACGCGCCGACCGCCGCGTTGGCCGCCGCCCGGGATCTACGGGAGGCGTTGCGCGAGGTACCGGGCCTGGATATCGGCATCGGCGTGTCCGCCGGACTCGCGGTCGCCGGAAATATCGGTGCGGCAAACCGATTCGAATACACCGTGATCGGCGATCCGGTGAACGAGGCCTCCCGCCTCACCGAACTGGCCAAGGAACATCCGGGCCGGGTACTGGCCTCGGGCAGCGCCCTGTATTTCGCCGACGACGACGAGCAGCGGCAGTGGACCTCCGGTGACGAGGTGCAGTTGCGTGGCCGCCGCCGTAAGACCCGATTGGCTTGGCCCAAGGCACTGGGCTGA
- a CDS encoding DUF3054 domain-containing protein — protein sequence MRKTLPLVIDIVLVIVFCAIGRRSHEEAVAAGLLRTVWPFATGLLIGWSLAVIIGGRVRMPTRFDGGAALWPTGVVVWLSTLIGGMVLRVISGQGTAVSFVIVAATVLAVFLLGWRAVWLLIARRRQVSGASVN from the coding sequence GTGAGGAAAACGCTGCCGCTGGTGATCGACATCGTGCTGGTGATCGTGTTCTGCGCGATCGGTCGGCGCAGTCACGAGGAGGCGGTCGCGGCCGGTCTGCTGCGAACTGTCTGGCCGTTCGCCACGGGCCTGCTGATCGGCTGGTCGCTCGCGGTGATCATCGGCGGCCGGGTCCGGATGCCCACCCGATTCGACGGTGGTGCCGCGCTGTGGCCCACCGGTGTCGTGGTGTGGTTGTCGACGCTGATCGGTGGCATGGTGCTGCGCGTGATCAGCGGGCAGGGCACCGCGGTCAGCTTCGTGATCGTCGCCGCGACCGTGCTCGCGGTCTTCCTGCTGGGCTGGCGCGCGGTGTGGCTGTTGATCGCACGACGCAGGCAGGTCAGCGGCGCGTCTGTGAATTGA
- a CDS encoding alpha/beta fold hydrolase encodes MGRRGLPAAARLAATAALTAVITTALAPATAHAEANFGSCPAGAIADGHPAQCAVISVPMDYAAPGDARIDVTVSRIRAGGQRYGTIFANPGGPGADALDYWGARLTQLPAPLLEHYDLVAVQPRGLRWSTPLNCGTEDPDHGNREPLQQACDAARPGYLRTITTENTARDTDTVRAALGLDRIDYLGISYGTYLGAVYASLFPQHVDRMVLDSNVDPRWVWTEQFAQQQLAGKQRLDDLFGWIAEHDDTYHLGDSALRVYQNWVRLVAAQGGGWYANLTPPPVSAADLPRDLPEPLPAVARAGMNAGAEEMFKAQNLVRALISGGNSAQVPLVSATTVASYTRGFWPSLAQAMAEANAQPSDLRRLRAIAGATTPDPTGQAVFAAITCNENAVPARMDAIGSAAAIVASGGNALDARADLVRSGLACANWDPVTTPVAIADHGLDTAPLILQSRRDAVTAYPGGPAMADALHGHLISVGGGDHGTFGRGNGPLDDAVLTYLRTGEVTIDQVDQAPMR; translated from the coding sequence ATGGGACGACGGGGACTACCTGCGGCGGCGCGGCTGGCCGCCACCGCAGCGCTGACGGCTGTGATCACCACGGCGCTGGCCCCGGCCACCGCGCATGCCGAGGCGAATTTCGGATCGTGTCCGGCCGGTGCGATCGCCGACGGCCATCCCGCGCAGTGTGCCGTGATCTCGGTGCCGATGGACTACGCGGCGCCCGGCGATGCGCGCATCGATGTGACGGTCAGTCGAATCCGAGCCGGCGGTCAGCGCTACGGCACCATTTTCGCCAATCCGGGCGGCCCCGGTGCCGACGCTCTCGATTACTGGGGTGCCCGCCTGACCCAGCTGCCGGCCCCGCTGCTCGAACACTACGACCTGGTGGCCGTCCAGCCGCGCGGCCTGCGCTGGTCGACGCCGCTGAACTGCGGTACCGAGGATCCCGATCACGGGAATCGGGAACCGCTGCAGCAGGCCTGTGACGCGGCCCGGCCCGGCTACCTGCGGACCATCACCACGGAGAACACCGCTCGCGATACCGATACCGTCCGGGCCGCGCTGGGCCTGGACCGGATCGACTACCTGGGCATCTCCTACGGAACGTATCTGGGCGCGGTCTACGCCTCGCTGTTCCCACAGCACGTCGACCGGATGGTGCTCGATTCCAACGTCGACCCCCGGTGGGTGTGGACCGAGCAGTTCGCCCAGCAGCAGCTCGCGGGTAAGCAGCGCCTCGATGATCTGTTCGGCTGGATCGCCGAGCACGACGACACCTATCACCTGGGGGATTCGGCGCTGCGGGTCTACCAGAACTGGGTTCGGCTGGTGGCGGCGCAGGGCGGTGGCTGGTACGCCAATCTGACACCGCCGCCGGTCTCGGCGGCCGATCTGCCGCGCGATCTGCCCGAACCGCTGCCGGCGGTGGCCCGTGCCGGTATGAACGCGGGCGCCGAGGAGATGTTCAAGGCGCAGAATCTGGTGCGCGCCTTGATATCCGGAGGGAACTCGGCTCAGGTTCCACTGGTTTCGGCGACCACCGTAGCCTCCTATACTCGCGGCTTCTGGCCGAGTCTGGCCCAGGCCATGGCGGAGGCGAACGCGCAGCCGTCGGATCTGCGGCGGCTGCGTGCCATCGCCGGGGCGACGACTCCCGATCCGACCGGCCAAGCCGTCTTCGCGGCGATCACCTGCAACGAGAACGCGGTGCCCGCTCGGATGGACGCCATCGGCTCGGCGGCCGCGATCGTCGCCTCCGGCGGCAACGCGCTCGACGCCCGGGCCGATCTGGTGCGCAGCGGATTGGCCTGTGCCAATTGGGATCCGGTGACCACGCCGGTGGCGATCGCCGATCACGGTCTCGACACCGCCCCACTGATCCTGCAGAGCCGCCGCGACGCGGTGACCGCCTATCCGGGCGGTCCCGCGATGGCGGATGCGCTGCACGGTCACCTGATCTCGGTCGGCGGCGGCGACCACGGCACCTTCGGCCGCGGGAACGGACCGCTCGACGACGCGGTGCTGACGTATCTGCGTACCGGCGAGGTGACGATCGACCAGGTGGACCAGGCGCCGATGCGCTGA
- the aroQ gene encoding type II 3-dehydroquinate dehydratase yields the protein MAPILVLNGPNLNTLGIRQPEVYGSDTLDDVVELCRKTAARFDREIVAFQSNSEGALIDRIHAARGAEAGIVINPGGLTHTSVALRDALVIPEVPIVEVHISNVHAREEFRHHSYISPIATAVVAGMGIQGYAAAVEFLCTR from the coding sequence ATGGCACCGATTCTCGTGCTCAACGGCCCGAATCTGAACACGCTCGGCATCCGGCAGCCCGAGGTGTACGGCTCGGACACCCTCGACGACGTCGTCGAGCTGTGCCGCAAGACCGCCGCCCGCTTCGATCGCGAGATCGTCGCCTTCCAATCGAATTCGGAAGGGGCGCTGATCGATCGGATTCACGCCGCCCGAGGTGCGGAGGCCGGGATCGTGATCAATCCCGGCGGCCTGACCCACACCTCGGTCGCGCTGCGCGACGCGCTGGTGATTCCCGAGGTGCCGATCGTGGAGGTGCACATCTCGAATGTGCACGCGCGCGAGGAATTCCGGCACCACTCCTACATTTCGCCGATCGCTACCGCGGTCGTCGCCGGGATGGGCATCCAGGGCTACGCGGCGGCTGTCGAATTCCTCTGCACGCGTTGA
- a CDS encoding lysylphosphatidylglycerol synthase transmembrane domain-containing protein produces MTAHAQPAGDPAPPARRRFRWLKWALGVVLSALLIAEGIYLWPRLHDSWRNLSEIHWGWVAVCVWMQALSMSGFGRIQKRLLRAGGVDVSQRASVSVVYGATAMSVSLPAGQVFSTAFTYRQTRRWGASAVVASWQLMMSGVVATAGMLLLGVGGALLVGNRVGPWKLVLTLGAVALLVWAGKYISGNPGALQALVRRAVRLVNRIRRHPSEAGMDRVDDILRQLESVDLGKRDAAWVALWAVVHRLGDVACLGAACYAVGADPRWAGLLIAFSVGKAVGTIPFAPGGIVYVDATLVASLTAAAGLPFAQAVAAAFVYRMVSFILVAIIGWIVIAFRFRNPQAGDAEFEEEFEQRSALIAEPRRGEQQRDVRGRPPGPVEPDGEAPA; encoded by the coding sequence GTGACGGCCCACGCTCAACCAGCCGGCGACCCGGCGCCGCCCGCGCGCCGTAGATTTCGCTGGTTGAAATGGGCCCTCGGCGTGGTGTTGTCGGCGTTGCTGATCGCCGAGGGCATATATCTCTGGCCTCGCCTGCACGATTCCTGGCGCAATCTGTCCGAGATCCATTGGGGCTGGGTGGCGGTGTGCGTCTGGATGCAGGCCCTGTCGATGAGCGGATTCGGCCGCATCCAGAAACGGCTGCTGCGGGCCGGCGGGGTGGACGTCTCGCAGCGGGCCTCGGTGTCGGTGGTCTACGGCGCCACCGCGATGTCGGTCTCGCTACCCGCCGGGCAGGTGTTCTCCACCGCCTTCACCTACCGCCAGACCCGCCGCTGGGGCGCCAGCGCGGTGGTCGCGTCCTGGCAGCTGATGATGTCCGGCGTGGTCGCGACCGCCGGAATGCTGTTGCTCGGTGTGGGTGGCGCCCTGCTGGTCGGCAATCGGGTGGGACCGTGGAAACTGGTCCTCACCCTCGGTGCGGTGGCCCTGCTGGTGTGGGCCGGTAAGTACATCTCCGGAAATCCCGGTGCGCTGCAGGCGCTGGTACGACGCGCGGTGCGGCTGGTCAACCGCATTCGGCGGCACCCGTCCGAGGCCGGTATGGACCGGGTCGACGACATTCTGCGGCAACTGGAGTCGGTGGACCTGGGTAAGCGCGACGCCGCGTGGGTCGCGCTCTGGGCGGTGGTGCACCGGCTCGGGGATGTGGCCTGTCTGGGCGCCGCCTGCTACGCGGTAGGTGCCGATCCGCGCTGGGCCGGACTCCTGATCGCGTTCAGCGTGGGCAAGGCCGTCGGCACGATTCCGTTCGCGCCCGGTGGCATCGTCTACGTCGATGCCACCCTGGTCGCCAGTCTCACCGCGGCCGCGGGCCTGCCGTTCGCGCAGGCGGTGGCGGCGGCCTTCGTCTATCGCATGGTGAGTTTCATTCTGGTCGCGATCATCGGCTGGATCGTCATCGCCTTCCGCTTCCGCAATCCGCAGGCCGGGGACGCGGAATTCGAGGAGGAATTCGAACAGCGCTCGGCCCTGATCGCCGAACCGCGCCGCGGTGAACAGCAGCGCGACGTGCGCGGGCGGCCCCCGGGCCCGGTCGAACCCGACGGTGAGGCGCCGGCCTGA
- a CDS encoding GNAT family N-acetyltransferase: MTPGQQRTTEIRDNTALDRFELYVDGQQAGVAAYQDTASERAFVHTEIYPQFEGQGYGRLLVQGALDRTVEQGFGILPLCAMVHHFVESRPRYLASVPQWARERFGLPQ, from the coding sequence ATGACGCCGGGCCAGCAGCGCACGACCGAGATCCGAGACAACACCGCACTCGACCGATTCGAACTGTATGTCGACGGCCAGCAGGCCGGGGTGGCCGCCTATCAGGACACCGCCTCCGAACGTGCCTTCGTGCACACCGAGATCTACCCGCAGTTCGAGGGGCAGGGCTACGGCCGGCTGCTCGTTCAGGGCGCCCTGGACCGCACCGTCGAGCAGGGGTTCGGCATCCTGCCGCTGTGCGCGATGGTGCATCACTTCGTCGAATCCCGGCCGCGGTATCTGGCCTCGGTGCCGCAGTGGGCCAGGGAGCGATTCGGGCTGCCGCAATAA